Part of the Alteribacter lacisalsi genome, GCAAAAACAATTTCGGCCAGACCGGCTGCAATTTCCTCAAGAGTGGAAACGTCCGTTACGTCAAAGCAGATTGCTTCGCGGCTTTTCACCACAAGGACACCAATAGTGCTGCCGGCGGCGTCTTCGATCGGAAATTTCAGCTCGGCATTCGTTTCCCAGCTCATGTCTGTTTCTTCGTTTGAGGCGGCCAGAAGATTCGGTTCCTCATCCGGTTCAGCATGATAAATACCGGCCCAGTC contains:
- a CDS encoding GAF domain-containing protein, with translation MSIATDVASLQIMADIYQKKSSNQILQKTVDCLTEQVTYIDWAGIYHAEPDEEPNLLAASNEETDMSWETNAELKFPIEDAAGSTIGVLVVKSREAICFDVTDVSTLEEIAAGLAEIVFAN